One Alosa alosa isolate M-15738 ecotype Scorff River chromosome 22, AALO_Geno_1.1, whole genome shotgun sequence DNA segment encodes these proteins:
- the sgf29 gene encoding SAGA-associated factor 29 isoform X2, producing MALVSADTKIAELLTELHQLIKQTQEERSRSEHNLLNIQKTHERMQTENKTSPYYRTKLRGLYTTAKADAEAECGILRRALDKIAEIKSLLEERRIAAKMAGVYSDSDPPRKTMRRGVLMTLLQQSAMTLPLWIGKPGDSPPPLCGAMPASGDYVAKQGDKVAARVKAVDGDEQWILAEVVSYNHSTNKYEVDDIDEEGKERHTLSRRRIIPLPQWKANPETDPEALFSKDQLVLALYPQTTCFYRALIHTPPHRPQDDYSVLFEDTSYADG from the exons ATGGCTTTGGTATCGGCAGACACTAAGATCGCAGAGTTACTGACGGAGCTTCACCAACTAATCAAGCAAACGCAg GAGGAACGATCCCGAAGTGAGCACAACCTGCTCAATATTCAGAAAACCCATGAGAGAATGCAAACTGAAAACAAGA CCTCGCCGTACTACCGGACTAAACTACGTGGGCTCTACACAACAGCCAAAGCAGACGCAGAGGCAGAGTGTGG CATTCTGAGGCGAGCGCTGGATAAAATAGCAGAGATCAAATCCCTTCTGGAGGAGAGACGCATAG CTGCTAAGATGGCGGGGGTGTACAGTGACTCGGACCCCCCCAGGAAGACCATGAGGAGGGGGGTGCTGATGACCCTCCTGCAGCAGTCCGCGATGACCCTGCCCCTATGGATCGGCAAACCAGgagacag TCCCCCCCCCCTGTGTGGGGCGATGCCTGCGAGTGGCGACTACGTGGCCAAGCAGGGCGATAAGGTGGCGGCGCGCGTCAAAGCCGTCGATGGGGACGAGCAGTGGATCCTTGCCGAGGTCGTCAGCTACAACCACTCCACCAACAA GTATGAGGTTGATGACATTGACGAGGAGGGAAAAGA gagacaCACTCTGAGTCGGCGCCGCATCATCCCGCTGCCCCAGTGGAAGGCCAACCCTGAGACGGACCCTGAAGCGCTCTTCAGCAAAGACCAGCTGGTGCTCGCGCTCTACCCACAAACCACCTGCTTCTACCGggccctcatacacacacctccgcaccgg ccccAGGATGACTACTCTGTGCTGTTTGAGGACACGTCGTATGCTGATGgctaa
- the sgf29 gene encoding SAGA-associated factor 29 isoform X1, producing MALVSADTKIAELLTELHQLIKQTQEERSRSEHNLLNIQKTHERMQTENKTSPYYRTKLRGLYTTAKADAEAECGILRRALDKIAEIKSLLEERRIAAKMAGVYSDSDPPRKTMRRGVLMTLLQQSAMTLPLWIGKPGDSPPPLCGAMPASGDYVAKQGDKVAARVKAVDGDEQWILAEVVSYNHSTNKYEVDDIDEEGKERHTLSRRRIIPLPQWKANPETDPEALFSKDQLVLALYPQTTCFYRALIHTPPHRPQDDYSVLFEDTSYADGYSPPLNVAQRYVVACKENKKK from the exons ATGGCTTTGGTATCGGCAGACACTAAGATCGCAGAGTTACTGACGGAGCTTCACCAACTAATCAAGCAAACGCAg GAGGAACGATCCCGAAGTGAGCACAACCTGCTCAATATTCAGAAAACCCATGAGAGAATGCAAACTGAAAACAAGA CCTCGCCGTACTACCGGACTAAACTACGTGGGCTCTACACAACAGCCAAAGCAGACGCAGAGGCAGAGTGTGG CATTCTGAGGCGAGCGCTGGATAAAATAGCAGAGATCAAATCCCTTCTGGAGGAGAGACGCATAG CTGCTAAGATGGCGGGGGTGTACAGTGACTCGGACCCCCCCAGGAAGACCATGAGGAGGGGGGTGCTGATGACCCTCCTGCAGCAGTCCGCGATGACCCTGCCCCTATGGATCGGCAAACCAGgagacag TCCCCCCCCCCTGTGTGGGGCGATGCCTGCGAGTGGCGACTACGTGGCCAAGCAGGGCGATAAGGTGGCGGCGCGCGTCAAAGCCGTCGATGGGGACGAGCAGTGGATCCTTGCCGAGGTCGTCAGCTACAACCACTCCACCAACAA GTATGAGGTTGATGACATTGACGAGGAGGGAAAAGA gagacaCACTCTGAGTCGGCGCCGCATCATCCCGCTGCCCCAGTGGAAGGCCAACCCTGAGACGGACCCTGAAGCGCTCTTCAGCAAAGACCAGCTGGTGCTCGCGCTCTACCCACAAACCACCTGCTTCTACCGggccctcatacacacacctccgcaccgg ccCCAGGATGACTACTCTGTGCTGTTTGAGGACACGTCGTACGCTGATGGCTACTCGCCGCCGCTGAATGTGGCCCAGAGATACGTGGTGGCCTGCAAGGAGAACAAGAAGAAgtga